A DNA window from Aureibaculum sp. 2308TA14-22 contains the following coding sequences:
- a CDS encoding family 43 glycosylhydrolase, with translation MKYKLQEILKVGSYVLFLALFIQCNNVKKEDSKTAQIEATNNEVTDSITLGEMFTIYKLPYAYDHAIIYNTEEKKWHLYGIERGHKTFIHLTADSLTQRGWEKREPFNDGDREIWAPHIVEHENTYYMYYTSIGVPRQIRYATSKDLYNWEYPSEEPLFAYSNEHTNNQKNKDPMVFRDEINNQWIMYFSMLKDDKHWVVGYSTSKDLVNWEGPKICFDENTENPGVESPFVVKRGEYYYLTLSARPTWPHGGQDIFKSKSPFLWTTDDLVKRINPWHAAEIMRDLDGKWYYSRSSGNQEDFRMSELFWNDGLDDEETSMPIPNK, from the coding sequence ATGAAATATAAATTACAAGAAATTTTAAAAGTAGGCTCTTATGTCTTATTCTTAGCGCTTTTTATACAATGTAACAATGTAAAAAAAGAAGACAGCAAAACGGCACAGATAGAAGCTACTAACAATGAAGTTACAGATTCTATTACATTAGGCGAAATGTTTACCATATATAAGTTGCCATATGCCTATGATCATGCCATTATATATAACACAGAAGAAAAAAAATGGCATTTATACGGAATTGAAAGAGGGCATAAAACATTTATTCATCTCACAGCAGATTCATTAACCCAACGTGGTTGGGAAAAGCGTGAACCATTTAATGACGGAGATAGAGAAATTTGGGCTCCGCACATAGTGGAACATGAAAATACTTATTACATGTATTATACTAGTATTGGTGTGCCACGCCAAATTAGATATGCTACCTCAAAAGATTTATATAATTGGGAGTACCCTTCAGAAGAACCACTATTTGCTTATAGTAATGAGCATACTAATAATCAAAAAAATAAAGACCCTATGGTATTTCGTGATGAGATAAATAATCAATGGATTATGTATTTCAGTATGTTAAAAGACGACAAGCATTGGGTAGTTGGTTATAGTACCAGTAAAGATTTGGTAAATTGGGAAGGACCAAAAATTTGTTTTGACGAAAATACCGAAAACCCTGGGGTAGAATCGCCATTTGTAGTGAAACGAGGCGAGTATTACTATTTAACACTTTCAGCAAGACCAACGTGGCCTCATGGGGGGCAAGATATATTTAAAAGCAAATCCCCTTTTTTATGGACTACAGATGATTTGGTAAAACGCATCAATCCATGGCATGCAGCAGAAATTATGAGAGATTTAGATGGTAAATGGTACTATTCACGTTCATCGGGTAATCAAGAAGATTTTCGCATGTCAGAGCTATTCTGGAATGACGGTCTAGATGATGAAGAAACTTCTATGCCAATACCTAACAAATAG
- a CDS encoding TonB-dependent receptor plug domain-containing protein: MRKIFSLTVVFIALTMTLSVKAQNVNKKIIISGFVKDSLNIPMKGIFIFIDNTNSKKKAKTNSNGFFKIRTKKSPEKIIAKSPYFGTEAITYQNNNSVVIIFKKVNLNSNENIEKFITKASSKRKKKKDKIKKYYLNMLDYLANQPGIYIQDRNNGTGIIRINGHGNSTSLFIEAEFGVPSSPEPLFVIDGINANKSQVLSLNPIQVESVTVLKHADAGLYGLRGGNGVIKIKTKRGD, encoded by the coding sequence AAATGTAAACAAGAAAATTATAATTTCAGGTTTTGTAAAAGATTCATTAAATATTCCAATGAAAGGGATTTTCATTTTTATTGATAACACTAACTCGAAAAAAAAAGCAAAAACAAACTCAAATGGATTTTTTAAGATTAGAACAAAAAAATCTCCTGAAAAAATTATTGCAAAATCACCTTATTTTGGAACTGAAGCGATAACCTATCAAAATAATAATTCTGTTGTAATTATTTTTAAAAAAGTAAACTTGAATTCTAATGAAAACATCGAAAAATTTATTACCAAGGCCTCTTCTAAAAGAAAAAAGAAGAAAGATAAGATTAAAAAATATTATTTAAACATGCTAGATTATTTAGCTAATCAACCTGGAATATATATACAGGATCGAAACAATGGTACTGGTATAATAAGGATTAACGGACATGGTAATAGTACTAGCCTATTTATTGAAGCTGAGTTTGGAGTTCCTTCTTCTCCGGAACCATTGTTTGTTATTGATGGAATTAATGCAAATAAAAGTCAAGTGTTGTCCTTAAATCCAATTCAGGTTGAATCTGTTACAGTTCTTAAGCATGCAGATGCCGGTCTTTATGGTCTTCGAGGAGGAAATGGTGTTATAAAGATTAAAACTAAACGTGGTGACTAA
- a CDS encoding TIM-barrel domain-containing protein, producing MNFNIIKYLFLSIICLSFFNLSCKAQKEKKAIYIGDDNHVIKINPSTFQFQFENTNGDILASAVDSSGLLINGYPIISSFIIDRNKSENVVLFDVANSKGETAKVTVSFKAGIAKFTVKPNTNLDTNISLRLGGMPVAHGLGDAGAFRESFNLLENKNKSYNIINDGGGQRWASSFVVFPKNNLAGVFFDRGEKNVTLDEKEYTMNISKTGAASFYYFIGDLKSIYKNYKQVREEKGYADVKPKSRLFELGWESWDALGWNTNQKTVQEILQHFRDNDYPIKWAVTGSGFWDQGGTTTSFGRWGKKFPKPKLLKDWMHANDMKWMIGLRTNFIPEGGPYFPKTKKRDKNLKVDSFYGNELTTEAKKNKFLVLDSRGDIVEKTSRVFPIVPSNLLDGDMPGAAKWYQQQYAKWGIDGIKEDTMMQLDSLTGIFNKPIVEIADKGGWVMARNGEFTAPGTLLRINDTGVNDITKRIPISYMQYAASGFPNVYSDVAGVHNMHNVNDVDRNIRHTWLLSLTAGIAVGAYPKNWPKEKKALFKKAIDVHYKLTPYMYSAALEGYHSGFPTTLTPLTIAYPDVTNVASIPNYQWMIGESILATPLLKNHKSGKMDVYLPKGVWFDYETGEKYEGNQTLKGFEIPLDKTPIFIGGKGVIVERTADGKPLKAKVYPVSNTSVTYTFTYPDGESISTITNNGSWASKDKLKVKDITENKDVAFDYEVVSGYASFEIKPNHNYKIGK from the coding sequence ATGAATTTCAATATAATTAAATACCTTTTTTTATCTATTATATGTCTAAGCTTTTTTAATTTAAGCTGTAAAGCTCAGAAAGAAAAAAAAGCTATATATATTGGTGATGACAACCACGTTATAAAAATAAACCCAAGTACATTTCAATTTCAATTTGAAAACACTAATGGAGATATTTTAGCATCTGCCGTAGACTCATCTGGATTGCTTATCAATGGCTATCCTATAATATCCTCATTTATTATAGATCGAAATAAATCGGAAAATGTTGTATTATTTGATGTTGCTAATTCAAAAGGAGAAACAGCAAAAGTAACAGTAAGCTTTAAGGCAGGTATTGCTAAGTTTACTGTTAAACCTAATACAAATTTGGATACAAATATTAGTCTACGATTGGGAGGAATGCCAGTAGCACATGGTTTAGGTGATGCGGGAGCGTTTAGAGAATCTTTTAATTTACTTGAAAACAAAAATAAATCATATAATATAATTAATGATGGAGGAGGTCAACGTTGGGCTAGTTCGTTTGTTGTATTTCCAAAAAATAATTTAGCTGGTGTATTCTTTGATAGAGGAGAAAAAAATGTGACTCTAGATGAGAAAGAATATACTATGAATATTTCAAAAACAGGAGCAGCTAGTTTCTACTACTTTATTGGAGACTTAAAGTCTATATACAAAAACTATAAACAAGTTAGAGAAGAAAAAGGATATGCTGATGTAAAACCAAAATCAAGGTTGTTTGAATTAGGCTGGGAATCTTGGGATGCTTTAGGTTGGAATACAAACCAAAAAACGGTTCAAGAAATACTACAACACTTTAGAGATAACGACTATCCCATAAAATGGGCAGTTACTGGTTCCGGTTTTTGGGATCAAGGCGGTACCACAACCAGTTTTGGCAGATGGGGAAAAAAATTCCCAAAACCCAAACTTTTAAAAGACTGGATGCACGCCAATGATATGAAATGGATGATAGGCTTAAGAACCAATTTTATCCCAGAAGGAGGGCCTTATTTTCCTAAGACAAAAAAACGTGATAAAAATTTAAAAGTTGATTCATTTTATGGCAATGAATTAACAACAGAAGCAAAGAAAAACAAGTTCTTAGTTTTAGATAGTAGAGGAGATATTGTTGAAAAAACATCAAGAGTTTTTCCTATTGTACCATCAAATCTTTTAGATGGAGATATGCCTGGTGCTGCAAAATGGTATCAGCAGCAATATGCTAAATGGGGTATAGATGGTATAAAAGAAGATACCATGATGCAACTAGATTCATTAACGGGGATTTTTAACAAACCCATTGTAGAAATTGCAGATAAAGGCGGTTGGGTAATGGCAAGAAATGGAGAGTTTACTGCTCCAGGTACGCTCCTGAGAATTAACGACACTGGTGTAAATGATATTACAAAAAGAATACCTATATCTTATATGCAATATGCAGCAAGTGGTTTTCCTAATGTATATTCAGATGTTGCTGGGGTGCATAATATGCATAATGTAAATGATGTAGATAGAAATATTAGACATACATGGTTATTATCACTAACAGCAGGAATAGCAGTAGGGGCATATCCCAAAAATTGGCCTAAAGAAAAAAAAGCTTTATTTAAAAAAGCAATAGATGTACACTATAAATTAACACCATATATGTATAGTGCCGCATTAGAAGGCTATCATTCAGGTTTTCCAACAACACTTACGCCATTAACAATTGCTTATCCGGATGTCACAAATGTTGCAAGCATACCAAATTATCAATGGATGATTGGTGAATCTATTTTAGCTACGCCATTATTAAAAAATCATAAATCTGGAAAAATGGATGTGTATCTACCCAAGGGCGTGTGGTTTGATTATGAGACAGGAGAAAAATATGAAGGCAACCAAACATTGAAAGGTTTTGAAATACCACTAGATAAAACACCCATTTTTATTGGAGGTAAAGGTGTTATTGTTGAAAGAACAGCTGATGGCAAACCCCTAAAAGCAAAAGTTTATCCGGTATCTAATACGTCTGTAACCTATACTTTCACTTATCCAGACGGAGAAAGTATTAGTACAATTACAAACAATGGTAGTTGGGCATCAAAGGATAAATTAAAAGTTAAAGACATTACAGAAAATAAGGATGTAGCTTTTGATTATGAAGTAGTTAGTGGATATGCAAGTTTTGAAATAAAGCCCAACCATAATTATAAAATTGGTAAATAG